The nucleotide window CCGTTCCGCGGGTGCATCAAGCGACCGAGGCGGTCGCGGTTGTCGATCTGCGGTGCGCTGGGCCCGAAGATCACCGCGTCGCGGACACCGTCCCAGGCTCTCGGCAGACGGGGCGCGCGGAAGCGGTTCGCTCCCGCGGTGTCGTCGCCGTAACGGACTCCGAGGAGCGTGAACACGCCGCCGGACTCCACGCCGCGAAGCACGCCCTGAGGTGTTGAGATCTCCCTGTGCACGGCCACCGACCAACTCCTTCGTCAGGCGACGCGGGTGCAGGTCAGGACGCGCATCCCGTGTAATAGTGAACACCACCACCAGCGCCTTGACAAGCGGTTGCCACAGCAAGGCGGCGAGACGGTCGATCCTGATCGCGGAAGGCGTAATCGTCGAAGAACGGCTGCCGCCGGACGATGCTGAACGGCCCGCTCCGCCCCCTCGTAACGATTCACGTACAAGAGTGGCAATCGGTTGTCAGTACGGCTATTGTCGGCGGAACGCGACGAAGCGTGTCTCGCGTAAGACGAAGGAGTTTTTATGCAGTCTCTGAGAGCATCCGCCGGAAGCAGCCGCGGATGGCGTCTGGCGGCGGCCGCGGCCGTCGTTGTCGCGACACTGAGTGTCAGCGCATGCTCGCCCGGTGGCGGCGGTACCGAGACAGGCGGCGGACAAGCGCCGACCGAACTCACGATCCCCGTGGCGCGGCAGCCCTCCCAGCTGGACCCTGTCAGTGCCTCATCGGGCACGGATGGGTACATCTGGAAGTCGGTCTACGACACTCTCGTCTTCACCGGACCAGACGGCGAGTACGAGCCGAGGGCTGCTACGGAGTGGTCCTTCTCCGAAGACGGTCTGACGATGAACCTGACGCTTCGCGACGACCTCGTCTTCTCGGACGGCACACCCGCGACCGCGAATGACCTGAAGGCGACACTGGAGCGCATCCGGGACACCCCGGGGCCGAGCCAGCGCGAGGTCGAGGGCATAGCGTCGATCGAGGTCACCAGCGACACGGCGCTGACGCTGACGCTGAGCCAGCCCGACCCCAGCCTCCTGCGGAAGTTCACCGGCCCAGCCGGCATCATCGCGAAGGCGGGCGAGCTGGCGGAACCGGGTTACGGGCAGAATCCGATCGGCTCCGGACCGTACATCCTCGATCTCGAAGCTTCGACGCCCGGGGCGGAGTATGTGCTGACCAAGCGGGATGATCACTGGAACGCCGACAACTACCCCTTCTCAACCGTCACGGTCCGCGTCATCGAAGACTCCACCGCGCTCGAGAACGCACTCCGCTCCGGGGAGGTCGACGTCGCACCGAGCGTGCTTCCCGCCTCGCGTGCCTCACTGGAGTCAGTGCCGGGCATCGAGATCTCCGAGGTCGAGAACACCAGCCAGCAGACCTTGATCATCGCCGACCGGGACGGCACCATTCAGCCGGCCCTCGCCGACGTGCGCGTTCGGCAGGCGATCAACATGGCTTTCGACCGGGAGAACATCGTGGCGAATGCGATGAACGGACTGGGCGCTCCATCCGAGCAGGTGTTCTATCCGACCTTCGACGCCTTCGACGAAGCCCTCAACGACACCTATGAATACGACGTTGAGGGGGCCAAAGATCTGTTGGCAGAAGCAGGCTATCCCGACGGCTTTTCGGTGACGATGCCGAGCATCATCTACTCGGGGCAGCTCGAGCCCGTTGTGGGGCAGGCTCTGGCGGACATCGGGATCGACGTGACATGGCAGCCGATCCCGGCCCAAGACACGGTTACCGCCATCACGTCCAAGTCGTTCCCCCTCGTGGTCTGGCCCGACGGCAACGACCCCGACGGCACGGTCGCCTTCGGTCACTTCTCGCCGCAGGGATTCCTGAACCCCTTCGGCAGCGAGGATCCCGAGCTCACCGAGATGCTCACCCGAGCGCGTGCGGCCGTCTCTGCAGAAGAGGCGAGCGCGGTCTACCAGGAGATCAACGAGTGGGGCGTCGAGAACGCCTGGTCTGCCCCCATCGTCAAGAGCCACTCGCTGGTCGCCGCGCGGGAGGGGTACGCAGTCGTGAACACCTCTTATCAGATCGCCCCGACTCTCGACCAGTTCGACGTCTCCGAGTGACCTGACCGGCGGGGCCGACCGCTTCTGGCGGCCCCGCCGACCCGCGCGCCTGCCTTACCTTCCCCGCCGACCGGCACGCTTGCCGTACTACCCCCACCTCTCTTGAAATCGAGGATTCCTTGCTGAGATACGCAGCGCGCCGGATCGCGACAGGCATCATCCTGATCGTCTTGGTCTCAGCGATCACCTACTGGCTATTGAGCTTCTCGTTCGACAGCATCCTGGCCAACCGGC belongs to Rathayibacter caricis DSM 15933 and includes:
- a CDS encoding ABC transporter substrate-binding protein, with product MQSLRASAGSSRGWRLAAAAAVVVATLSVSACSPGGGGTETGGGQAPTELTIPVARQPSQLDPVSASSGTDGYIWKSVYDTLVFTGPDGEYEPRAATEWSFSEDGLTMNLTLRDDLVFSDGTPATANDLKATLERIRDTPGPSQREVEGIASIEVTSDTALTLTLSQPDPSLLRKFTGPAGIIAKAGELAEPGYGQNPIGSGPYILDLEASTPGAEYVLTKRDDHWNADNYPFSTVTVRVIEDSTALENALRSGEVDVAPSVLPASRASLESVPGIEISEVENTSQQTLIIADRDGTIQPALADVRVRQAINMAFDRENIVANAMNGLGAPSEQVFYPTFDAFDEALNDTYEYDVEGAKDLLAEAGYPDGFSVTMPSIIYSGQLEPVVGQALADIGIDVTWQPIPAQDTVTAITSKSFPLVVWPDGNDPDGTVAFGHFSPQGFLNPFGSEDPELTEMLTRARAAVSAEEASAVYQEINEWGVENAWSAPIVKSHSLVAAREGYAVVNTSYQIAPTLDQFDVSE